One segment of Campylobacter concisus DNA contains the following:
- a CDS encoding helicase HerA domain-containing protein, with product MKTIQENLKLFYIGLKDKEPFFYKNKDLTTHAAIIGMTGSGKTGLGITLLEEACIDNIPSIIIDPKGDITNLALTFPQMRPEDFLPYIDEAEAANKGQSVEEFAAAQAEFWKNGIESSFQDLERVKILKESASFNIYTPKSSAGIGVALLSDFACPNITDEEIFSNYINSLAASVLSLVGINSEDMNSKEQLLISTIFDTKFKEQKDVSIEELINFIANPPFKKIGVFDVDTFYPSSERLKLAMKINALIASPSFKGWTQGVRLEISKMLFDENGKAKCNIFTISHLNDAERMFFVTLLLNEIIAWMRGTEGTSSLRAILYMDEIFGFFPPNANPPSKMPMLTLLKQARAFGLGCVLSTQNPVDLDYKGLSNIGTWFIGRLQTAQDKARVIDGLSGISGSSLDKASLENLISNLAKRNFLVKNINEDGLNVISTRWALSYLKGPLSREQISNLMKKQKENLSTQSIDKSEMKFSIKPIISNEITQLCTNSKTLTPNLLASAKVRIYDTKKGIDSVYEVSYLYELNENDNEPNWDEASEGMHVDASENEPSGASFAAVPNFILKAKNFDNIQKDFKEYLYRNFKFNTFEALGIYSKNNETKEQFYIRLQDRCNEILEEQTAKLTAKFEKERKSLQDKLNKALAKLDKEQKEMTTSGLDAAINIGASILGAIFGNKLLSRQNADKIASSARSANRVLKERSDVKLSEQSVNDINLAISELEEKFAQECDALKEANDVKNITINETQISPKKSDIYDEKVVLLWR from the coding sequence GTGAAAACAATACAAGAAAATTTAAAACTTTTTTATATCGGACTAAAAGACAAAGAGCCATTTTTTTATAAAAACAAGGATCTAACCACCCACGCAGCCATCATCGGTATGACAGGTAGTGGCAAAACAGGCCTTGGTATCACACTTTTAGAAGAGGCCTGCATAGATAATATCCCTTCTATCATCATCGATCCAAAAGGCGATATCACAAATTTAGCTCTCACTTTTCCGCAGATGAGGCCGGAGGATTTTTTACCATACATAGATGAAGCAGAAGCAGCTAATAAAGGTCAAAGCGTAGAGGAATTTGCCGCTGCTCAAGCCGAGTTTTGGAAAAACGGCATAGAGTCGAGCTTTCAAGATCTTGAGCGAGTAAAAATTTTAAAAGAGAGCGCTAGCTTTAACATCTACACACCAAAAAGCTCAGCTGGCATAGGCGTAGCGCTACTTAGTGACTTTGCCTGCCCAAATATCACTGATGAAGAAATTTTTAGCAACTATATAAATTCGCTTGCAGCCTCGGTATTATCTCTTGTAGGTATAAATTCCGAGGACATGAACTCAAAAGAACAGCTTCTCATCTCAACCATATTTGATACTAAATTTAAGGAGCAAAAAGATGTCAGCATCGAAGAGCTCATAAATTTCATCGCAAATCCGCCTTTTAAAAAGATAGGCGTTTTTGATGTCGATACCTTCTATCCAAGCAGTGAGCGCCTAAAGCTTGCCATGAAGATAAACGCTCTCATCGCAAGCCCAAGCTTTAAAGGCTGGACTCAAGGCGTTAGACTTGAAATTTCAAAGATGCTATTTGACGAAAACGGCAAAGCAAAGTGCAATATCTTTACAATCTCGCATCTAAATGACGCCGAGAGGATGTTTTTTGTCACCCTTTTACTAAACGAGATCATCGCGTGGATGCGCGGCACTGAGGGCACAAGCTCACTTAGAGCGATCCTTTATATGGATGAAATTTTTGGCTTTTTTCCGCCAAATGCAAATCCGCCATCAAAAATGCCTATGCTCACACTTTTAAAGCAAGCTCGTGCATTTGGTCTTGGCTGCGTATTAAGCACGCAAAACCCAGTAGATCTTGACTATAAAGGTCTAAGCAACATCGGCACTTGGTTCATAGGCCGCCTCCAAACAGCGCAGGATAAAGCCCGCGTGATCGACGGCCTAAGCGGTATCTCTGGCTCAAGCTTAGACAAAGCCTCGCTTGAAAATCTCATATCAAATTTAGCTAAGAGAAATTTCTTAGTTAAAAATATAAACGAAGATGGCTTAAACGTCATCTCCACGCGCTGGGCACTTAGCTATCTAAAAGGCCCACTTAGCCGCGAACAAATTTCAAATTTGATGAAAAAGCAAAAAGAAAATTTAAGCACTCAAAGCATAGATAAAAGTGAGATGAAATTTAGCATAAAGCCCATAATCTCAAATGAAATTACGCAACTTTGTACTAATTCAAAAACCCTTACACCAAACCTACTTGCAAGTGCGAAGGTGAGAATTTATGACACCAAAAAAGGCATCGATAGCGTTTATGAAGTAAGCTATCTTTATGAACTAAATGAAAATGATAATGAGCCAAACTGGGATGAGGCTAGCGAAGGCATGCACGTTGATGCAAGCGAAAATGAGCCAAGCGGTGCAAGCTTTGCAGCCGTGCCAAATTTTATTTTAAAAGCTAAAAATTTTGACAATATCCAAAAAGATTTTAAAGAGTATCTGTATAGAAATTTTAAATTTAACACCTTTGAGGCATTGGGAATTTATTCAAAAAACAATGAAACAAAGGAGCAGTTTTATATCAGGCTTCAAGATAGGTGTAATGAAATTTTAGAAGAACAAACCGCAAAACTCACAGCAAAATTTGAAAAAGAGCGAAAAAGCTTACAAGACAAGCTAAACAAGGCTCTAGCAAAGCTTGATAAAGAGCAAAAAGAGATGACCACAAGTGGGCTTGATGCTGCCATAAATATAGGCGCTAGCATACTGGGAGCGATATTTGGTAACAAACTTTTATCTCGTCAAAATGCGGATAAAATCGCATCGAGTGCAAGAAGCGCAAATAGAGTCTTAAAAGAAAGAAGTGATGTAAAACTTAGCGAGCAAAGCGTAAATGATATAAATTTAGCCATAAGCGAACTTGAAGAGAAATTTGCACAAGAGTGCGATGCGTTAAAAGAAGCAAATGATGTTAAAAACATCACGATAAACGAAACGCAAATTTCACCAAAGAAAAGCGATATCTATGACGAGAAAGTCGTACTTTTGTGGAGATGA
- the plsY gene encoding glycerol-3-phosphate 1-O-acyltransferase PlsY, producing MQNLILYAVSYLLGSIPSGLILAKIFGHVDIKNEGSKSIGATNVLRVLKQKDPKLAKKLAILTIVCDVLKGVLPLMVASSLGASQSVLWTMAVLSVAGHCFSIFLGFQGGKGVATGAGVIAFFLPVEIIIALVVWFLIGKFLKISSLASLCALIALIASSFIIHPELDEIYTHAPILIIAFLVVYKHIPNIVRLISGKEKKVV from the coding sequence ATGCAAAATTTAATACTTTATGCCGTTAGTTATTTACTTGGAAGCATTCCATCTGGTCTCATTCTTGCAAAAATTTTTGGGCATGTTGATATAAAAAATGAAGGTAGCAAGAGTATCGGTGCAACAAATGTTTTAAGAGTTTTAAAACAAAAAGATCCAAAATTAGCCAAGAAACTAGCCATTTTAACGATAGTTTGTGATGTTTTAAAGGGCGTTTTACCACTCATGGTCGCCTCTTCTCTTGGTGCAAGCCAAAGCGTGCTTTGGACTATGGCGGTTTTAAGCGTGGCTGGACATTGTTTTTCAATATTCTTAGGCTTTCAAGGTGGCAAAGGAGTCGCAACTGGAGCTGGAGTGATCGCATTTTTCTTACCAGTTGAGATCATAATCGCTCTTGTCGTTTGGTTTTTGATCGGTAAATTTTTAAAAATTAGCTCTCTTGCTTCACTTTGTGCGTTGATAGCTCTCATAGCATCAAGCTTTATAATCCATCCGGAGTTAGATGAAATCTATACACACGCTCCGATACTAATCATCGCATTTTTGGTGGTTTATAAACATATACCAAATATCGTTCGTTTAATATCCGGTAAAGAGAAAAAAGTCGTATGA
- a CDS encoding dihydroneopterin aldolase, which yields MKSEMTTIIKDYKFETIIGMLDFERVAKQEVKINLEICSTSFIDYVLIIDFVKNFYNERQFQSVEESLEETSKALKEKFSSLTSLKMEILKTEILPNAVVGAKINTIF from the coding sequence ATGAAAAGCGAGATGACGACGATCATTAAAGATTACAAATTTGAAACGATCATCGGAATGCTTGATTTTGAGCGAGTCGCTAAGCAAGAGGTGAAAATAAATCTAGAAATTTGCTCAACTAGTTTTATTGATTATGTTTTAATTATTGACTTTGTTAAAAATTTTTATAATGAAAGACAGTTTCAAAGCGTTGAAGAGTCGCTTGAAGAAACTAGCAAAGCATTAAAAGAGAAATTTAGCTCACTAACTAGCCTTAAAATGGAAATTTTAAAAACTGAAATTTTACCAAATGCGGTTGTTGGAGCAAAAATAAACACTATTTTTTAA
- the hsrA gene encoding homeostatic response regulator transcription factor HsrA has protein sequence MRILIVEDEVTLNKTIAEGLQEFGYQTDSSENFKDAEYYIGIRNYDLVLTDWMLQDGDGIDLINIIKHKSPRTSVVVLSAKDDKESEIKALRAGADDYIKKPFDFDILVARLEARLRFGGTNIIKIDELIINPDEEKITYLGRDIELKGKPFEVLTHLARHSDQIVSKEQLLDAIWEEPELVTPNVIEVAINQIRQKMDKPLNISTIETVRRRGYRFCFPKKA, from the coding sequence ATGCGTATTTTAATAGTTGAAGATGAAGTGACGCTAAATAAGACGATTGCTGAGGGCTTGCAAGAGTTTGGCTATCAAACTGATAGCTCTGAAAATTTTAAAGATGCCGAGTACTATATAGGCATCAGAAACTACGATCTAGTTTTGACTGATTGGATGCTCCAAGATGGCGATGGCATAGATCTTATAAACATCATCAAACATAAATCTCCACGCACTTCAGTTGTAGTTCTTTCTGCAAAAGATGACAAAGAAAGCGAAATAAAAGCACTTAGAGCTGGTGCTGATGACTATATCAAAAAACCATTTGATTTTGACATCTTAGTAGCTAGACTTGAAGCTAGACTACGCTTTGGCGGCACAAATATTATAAAAATTGATGAGCTCATCATCAATCCAGATGAGGAAAAAATCACATATTTGGGTCGTGATATTGAGCTTAAGGGCAAGCCTTTTGAAGTCTTAACTCACCTTGCAAGACACTCAGATCAGATCGTATCTAAAGAGCAACTACTTGATGCTATCTGGGAAGAGCCAGAGCTTGTAACTCCAAACGTCATTGAAGTCGCTATCAACCAAATCCGCCAAAAAATGGACAAACCACTAAATATTTCAACAATTGAAACTGTTAGAAGACGCGGATATAGATTTTGTTTTCCAAAAAAAGCCTAA
- a CDS encoding sensor histidine kinase, with translation MLIVVISVMLYHYIRVTVFQSVVNELNYQAEAYKKNPQNFNPLNSKTFTIENPNKTLATIKTDEPQDKETYIVTQKSKDQSKTFLITKLDESSYLSLEKDTTLQAHIVEEIFIDIIIVNVSAILLVLFYALFLSRMLLIPIKILSHKLTNLDEKFLHEIDIKSLPDEFLPLGQSINRLISRIQTFVLYQKELFVGVAHELKTPLAVMKTKNEVTLLKPRESEKYIEALKSNNEAINGMNAMISSVLEIGRQEGAQFEEPVNTDVIGFLKKLAKNYEILAKNDEKNIKLDLKPEILNLKIQTSLLTHIVQNFVQNAIKFSPKNSTIKISSKLIKNKFIIEVIDEGIGIDESKDLFAPFKRYGNKGGAGLGLFLAKGAAQALGGEVDIKNRNDRSGAVASLVLNIKG, from the coding sequence ATGCTAATTGTAGTTATTTCGGTAATGCTTTATCACTATATAAGGGTTACCGTTTTTCAAAGTGTAGTTAATGAGCTAAACTATCAAGCCGAAGCTTATAAAAAAAATCCTCAGAATTTCAATCCTTTAAATTCAAAAACATTTACGATAGAAAATCCAAATAAAACTCTAGCAACGATAAAAACAGACGAGCCACAAGATAAAGAAACATATATCGTAACGCAAAAATCAAAGGATCAAAGTAAAACCTTTTTAATAACGAAACTTGATGAAAGCAGTTATTTAAGCCTAGAAAAAGATACTACACTTCAAGCTCATATAGTAGAAGAAATTTTTATAGATATTATAATCGTAAATGTGTCAGCGATACTTTTGGTGCTTTTTTATGCACTATTTTTATCAAGGATGCTTTTAATACCTATAAAAATTTTGAGTCACAAGCTTACAAATTTAGACGAAAAATTTCTTCATGAGATCGATATAAAAAGTCTACCAGATGAGTTTTTACCACTTGGGCAGAGCATAAATAGGCTAATCTCTCGAATCCAAACATTTGTCTTATATCAAAAAGAACTTTTTGTAGGCGTAGCACATGAGCTAAAAACACCGCTGGCTGTAATGAAAACAAAAAATGAAGTTACGCTTTTAAAGCCACGCGAGAGTGAAAAATATATCGAGGCTCTAAAATCAAATAATGAAGCTATAAACGGCATGAACGCGATGATAAGTTCTGTGCTTGAGATCGGTCGCCAAGAGGGAGCTCAGTTTGAAGAGCCAGTAAATACCGATGTCATAGGATTTTTAAAAAAACTTGCAAAAAACTATGAGATACTTGCGAAAAATGATGAAAAGAATATAAAACTAGACCTAAAACCAGAAATTTTAAATCTAAAAATACAAACTAGCTTACTAACACACATTGTGCAAAATTTTGTTCAAAATGCCATTAAATTTTCACCAAAAAATAGCACCATTAAGATTAGCTCTAAGCTTATAAAAAATAAATTTATCATCGAAGTAATAGATGAAGGAATAGGCATAGATGAGAGCAAAGATTTGTTTGCTCCATTTAAAAGATACGGCAACAAAGGTGGTGCTGGGCTTGGGTTGTTTCTAGCTAAAGGTGCGGCGCAGGCTCTTGGTGGCGAAGTAGATATTAAAAATAGAAACGATAGAAGCGGTGCAGTCGCAAGCCTAGTTTTAAATATAAAAGGATAA
- a CDS encoding Ppx/GppA phosphatase family protein, whose translation MAKRTAVIDLGSNSMRMAIFERTSRLAFFILAEYKTKVRLGEGGYGSNNEISESSMEKALKAFSEFSNIIKSYKCNKVLCVGTSALRDAPNANVLISLLRKKLGINLKVIDGKEEATFGAIAAKNLLHNIDECVTIDIGGGSTELARISKGKIIDTLSLDIGTVRLKELFFDKKNLNKLPKFLEQVTKQIDERFKCQNIIAIGGSLRAISSAIMSKNLYPLSSLHGFCYKLSDEQAYIESIANISVLELNKFPIKKDRYDTIREGAHIFLALAKALNAKNIITSGVGVREGVFLKDFLRPSLKFPQNFNPSIKSLQDRFILSCNKSVTRYAKDIFMVLKKLHGLSDNYLEALLVAAKLHNVGQEIGFYGDHKNSAYIVLNALNYGFSHEQKALIAVVIGTNGKKNIYEFERYKNLLPKAECIRWLSFILSLAKALDLTCERPNLNFEFSGHTLKIEGAKEFAMAKEEIKKITKPEIFAISFV comes from the coding sequence ATGGCAAAGAGAACCGCAGTAATCGACCTTGGCTCAAATTCTATGCGAATGGCGATATTTGAAAGAACGTCGCGCTTAGCGTTTTTTATACTAGCTGAATATAAAACAAAAGTGCGTCTAGGCGAAGGTGGATATGGCTCAAACAATGAAATATCCGAAAGCTCAATGGAAAAAGCGCTAAAGGCTTTTAGCGAATTTTCCAATATCATAAAAAGCTACAAATGCAATAAAGTCTTATGCGTTGGTACTTCAGCGCTTAGGGACGCTCCAAACGCAAATGTTTTGATCTCTCTTTTAAGAAAAAAGCTTGGTATAAATTTAAAAGTCATAGATGGCAAAGAAGAGGCTACTTTTGGTGCAATCGCAGCCAAAAATTTACTCCATAACATCGATGAATGCGTCACTATCGATATCGGTGGCGGATCAACTGAACTTGCCAGAATAAGCAAAGGCAAAATAATAGATACGCTCTCGCTTGATATTGGTACGGTTAGGTTAAAAGAGCTTTTTTTTGATAAAAAAAACTTAAATAAATTGCCAAAATTTTTAGAACAAGTTACAAAACAGATAGATGAGCGATTTAAATGCCAAAATATAATCGCTATTGGAGGCTCTCTTAGAGCGATATCATCTGCCATAATGAGCAAGAATTTATATCCGCTCTCATCACTGCATGGCTTTTGCTATAAGCTTAGCGACGAGCAAGCCTATATCGAGAGTATCGCAAATATTAGCGTGCTTGAACTAAATAAATTTCCTATTAAAAAAGACAGATACGACACCATTAGAGAGGGTGCACATATCTTTTTGGCCCTCGCCAAAGCTCTAAATGCCAAAAATATTATAACAAGTGGGGTTGGCGTAAGAGAGGGAGTATTCTTAAAAGATTTTTTACGCCCTAGCCTTAAATTTCCGCAAAATTTTAATCCAAGTATCAAAAGTTTGCAAGATCGTTTTATATTATCATGCAATAAATCGGTCACAAGATATGCAAAAGATATATTTATGGTATTAAAAAAGCTTCACGGTCTAAGTGATAACTATCTTGAAGCGCTTTTAGTTGCTGCAAAACTTCACAATGTCGGTCAAGAGATTGGCTTTTATGGCGATCATAAAAACTCAGCCTATATAGTCTTAAATGCCTTAAATTATGGCTTTTCGCATGAACAAAAAGCATTGATTGCAGTAGTAATTGGCACAAACGGAAAGAAAAATATATATGAATTTGAGCGATATAAAAATTTACTTCCAAAAGCCGAGTGTATAAGGTGGCTAAGTTTTATACTCTCACTAGCAAAGGCACTTGATCTAACCTGTGAAAGGCCAAATCTAAACTTCGAATTTAGTGGGCATACGCTGAAAATAGAAGGTGCAAAAGAATTTGCTATGGCAAAAGAAGAGATAAAAAAGATCACAAAACCTGAAATTTTTGCTATTTCGTTTGTATAA
- a CDS encoding excinuclease ABC subunit A — MKFILFFLLFATQILASNLLTYNIYERTDRVDIMLSFDAPYEGNIFQKREKDTTSLILNSLNYDQSASKDINSKIIQELEIEPKQNSLVLNLRSNDAIIVNASKTTDSFGLRIRVTLKNTKPQIQNMPQASAKIESPSTPKIDEEPMLNIDSRYFIVLSVLIALLVFLYVFKRYITSKSSDFSGFKTPRNQSQNDTKSMNWLLKNQNSNVNIIYEKYLDRTNKLMLLSYENRRYLVIVGSSNVMLDSFGEDKIQNEQDFAIFFEENKKKLSSFLEERKNSLSNYKDKMSGEF; from the coding sequence ATGAAATTTATACTATTTTTCTTACTTTTTGCAACTCAAATTTTAGCTTCAAACCTATTAACTTACAATATCTATGAACGTACTGATAGAGTCGATATTATGCTTAGCTTTGATGCACCTTATGAAGGAAATATCTTTCAAAAGCGCGAAAAAGACACAACATCTTTGATATTAAATTCGCTAAATTACGATCAAAGTGCCAGCAAAGATATAAACTCAAAGATTATTCAAGAGCTTGAGATAGAGCCAAAGCAAAACTCGCTTGTCTTAAATTTGCGCTCAAATGATGCTATTATCGTAAATGCTTCAAAGACGACTGATAGTTTTGGGCTCCGCATTCGTGTAACTTTAAAAAATACAAAACCTCAAATACAAAATATGCCTCAAGCTAGTGCAAAAATAGAGAGCCCTAGCACTCCAAAGATAGATGAAGAGCCTATGTTGAATATAGACTCAAGGTATTTTATAGTCTTAAGTGTGCTTATTGCGCTTCTTGTATTTTTATATGTATTTAAAAGATATATTACTTCAAAGAGTAGCGACTTTAGTGGATTTAAAACACCTAGAAATCAGTCTCAAAATGATACAAAATCAATGAACTGGCTACTTAAAAATCAAAATAGTAACGTCAATATAATATATGAAAAGTATCTTGATCGCACTAATAAACTAATGCTATTAAGCTATGAAAATAGACGTTATTTAGTGATAGTTGGTAGCTCAAATGTAATGCTTGATAGCTTTGGTGAAGACAAGATACAAAATGAGCAAGATTTTGCTATATTTTTCGAAGAGAACAAGAAAAAACTAAGCTCATTTTTAGAAGAGCGAAAAAATAGTTTAAGTAACTATAAAGATAAAATGAGCGGAGAATTTTAG
- the fliN gene encoding flagellar motor switch protein FliN, whose protein sequence is MNDESAIETLEQLGLFKSYDELMDISVDFIAELGTTTVSINELLKFEAGSVIDLEKPAGESVELYINNRIFGKGEVMVYEKNLAIRINEILDSKSVIQYFKKELL, encoded by the coding sequence ATGAACGACGAGAGTGCGATAGAGACACTAGAGCAGTTAGGGCTTTTTAAGAGCTATGATGAGCTTATGGATATAAGTGTTGATTTTATAGCTGAGCTAGGAACTACCACGGTTAGTATAAATGAGCTTTTGAAATTTGAAGCTGGCTCAGTCATAGACCTTGAAAAGCCAGCTGGTGAGAGTGTGGAGCTATATATAAATAATAGAATTTTTGGAAAAGGCGAAGTAATGGTTTATGAGAAAAATTTAGCCATCAGGATAAATGAAATTTTGGATTCAAAGTCAGTTATTCAGTACTTCAAAAAAGAACTTTTATGA
- a CDS encoding chemotaxis protein CheX: MRKVIDEATSYLCKDTLGLDLEFGKSLGKGFYGASIPVYKGKSEYHFYLFFKKDTLKIFMNAFFGHEDVDGGDLDDLCKEIANQIIGKAKNLLNEKEPNAYKLGTPEFLGEVENFGIKLKEKFVYKIKNRTFQIGYDIQ; this comes from the coding sequence ATGAGAAAAGTTATAGATGAAGCTACAAGCTATCTTTGCAAGGATACTTTAGGGCTAGATTTAGAGTTTGGTAAGAGTCTAGGCAAAGGATTTTACGGAGCTAGCATACCAGTCTATAAGGGCAAAAGCGAGTATCATTTTTACCTATTTTTTAAAAAAGATACTTTAAAAATTTTCATGAATGCCTTTTTTGGTCACGAAGATGTTGATGGTGGTGATCTAGACGATCTTTGTAAAGAGATAGCAAATCAGATCATTGGCAAAGCTAAAAATTTACTAAACGAAAAAGAGCCAAATGCGTACAAACTAGGAACGCCTGAATTTTTAGGCGAAGTTGAAAATTTTGGCATAAAGCTAAAAGAGAAATTTGTATATAAAATAAAAAATAGAACATTTCAAATAGGCTACGACATACAATGA
- the trpA gene encoding tryptophan synthase subunit alpha, whose translation MDKIKSAFSGKKANIGYIVAGYPSLEKTKEFLENLDESTLDLVEIGIPYSDPLADGKLIAQASFETVQNGVNTDVVFDTLESCKAKVTKPLVFLVYFNIIFAYGVDKFLKRSVEAGVSGFIVPDLPCEECEEFALKCKELNLSLIPLISVTSGGRADGILKFGSGFIYALGAIGVSGSRRADEDRIKNLVLELKKKSDLPVAVGFGIKNKDDVNEVKKYADGAIIGTQIVKLCAEFSGEKLVKEIDKLF comes from the coding sequence ATGGATAAGATCAAAAGCGCATTTAGCGGCAAAAAGGCAAACATCGGCTACATCGTGGCTGGATATCCAAGCCTAGAAAAAACGAAGGAATTTTTAGAAAATTTAGATGAGAGCACGCTCGATCTAGTCGAGATCGGCATCCCTTACTCTGATCCGCTGGCTGACGGCAAACTCATCGCACAAGCGAGCTTTGAGACGGTGCAAAACGGCGTAAATACGGACGTCGTCTTTGATACACTGGAAAGCTGCAAGGCAAAAGTGACAAAGCCACTTGTTTTTCTGGTTTATTTTAATATCATCTTTGCTTACGGTGTTGATAAATTTCTAAAAAGATCAGTTGAAGCTGGAGTAAGCGGCTTTATCGTACCTGATCTGCCTTGCGAGGAGTGCGAGGAATTTGCTCTAAAATGCAAAGAGCTAAATTTAAGCCTGATACCACTTATTAGTGTCACCTCTGGGGGCAGGGCGGATGGAATTTTAAAATTTGGCTCAGGATTTATTTATGCTCTTGGTGCGATTGGCGTTAGTGGTTCAAGAAGGGCTGATGAAGATAGGATAAAAAATTTGGTCCTAGAGCTTAAGAAAAAGAGCGATCTACCAGTAGCTGTGGGCTTTGGTATAAAAAACAAAGATGATGTTAATGAAGTAAAAAAATATGCTGACGGAGCAATAATAGGTACGCAAATAGTTAAGCTTTGTGCCGAATTTAGCGGTGAAAAGCTAGTAAAAGAGATAGATAAACTCTTTTAA